The segment TATCATGTTGCGACGTATTTCGATAACGAAATACCTGGATTGCCAACGTCAAAACACAGATCTGGAAGACCATTGAGAACTTTAGCACAAAGATTAAAAGGGAAGGAAGGAAGGTTCAGGGGAAATCTATCCGGTAAGAGGGTTGACTTTTCTGCTAGAACTGTGATCTCGCCAGATCCTAACATTAGTATAGATGAGGTTGGAGTGCCATATGACGTTGCCATGATTCTAACTGTACCAGAGAAGGTCACAAAATGGAACATTGAGAGAATGAGAGAGTATGTTATTAACGGTCCTGATAAGTGGCCAGGAGCAAACTATGTTGTGAGATCGGATGGAAGGAGAATAGATCTAAGATATGTAAAGGATAGAAAGGAGTTAGCCGCCACTTTGGCACCTAACTTTATAGTTGAAAGGCATCTGGTTGATGGTGATATTGTCATATTTAACAGACAGCCTTCACTTCATAGAATCTCAATGATGGGACATAGGGTGAGAGTACTTCCAGGTAGAACATTTAGGCTCAACCTATTGGTTTGTCCTCCGTATAACGCGGATTTTGATGGAGACGAGATGAACCTTCACGTTCCTCAGTCCGAGGAAGCCATAGCTGAAACTAAGGAGTTAATGACCGTTCATCGTAATATTCTGACCCCTAGATATGGGGGACCAATAATCGGATCTGCCCAGGACTACATTAGTGGAGCGTATTTGCTTACAGTCAAGACTACCTTATTGAGTGAAGATGAAGTCCAAACAATTCTAGGTGTTGCAGATATAAACAAAGATCTAGGAGAGCCAGCAATTCTGGCTCCAAAAAGACTATACACAGGCAAACAAATAGTGAGTCACTTTCTTCCGGAGGAGTTCAACTTCCACGGTCCCGCTAATATATCAAGCGGAGTTAGATCATGCAAAGATGAGGATTGCCCTCACGATTCTTATGTGGTTATAAAAAGAGGTAAACTACTAGAAGGTGTATTCGATAAGAAGGCTTTAGGGAACCAACAAGCTGAGAGTATACTACATTGGTTAGTAAGAGAATATGACGAGGATTACGTTTTATGGCTAATGGACAATCTGTTTAAGGTATTCTTAAGGTATATAGAACTTCACGGTTTAACTATGACTTTATCTGACGTTACTATACCAGAGGACGCCACAAAGAAAATCAGTGAGAAGGCAAGAGAGGCTAGAGAAAGAGTTAATGACCTTATAGCAAGGTACAAGAAAGGTGAGTTAGAAGTGATACCAGGAAGAACGTTAGAGGAAAGCTTAGAGAGCTATATACTAGACACACTGGATAAGCTTAGGAACGAAGCTGGCGAGATAGCTACCATGCATCTAGATCCTTTCAATAACGCTTATATTATGGCAAGGACCGGAGCTAGAGGTAGCGTCTTAAACATAACTCAGATGGCTGCTATGCTAGGTCAGCAATCGGTTAGAGGGGAAAGAATAAAACGTGGGTACTCTACAAGGACATTACCCCACTTTAAGCCGAACGATATATCTCCAGAGGCTAGAGGATTTATTTACTCATCGTTTAGGAGCGGATTGAATCCAATAGAAACGTTCTTCCACGCGGCTGGAGGCAGAGAAGGTCTAGTAGACACTGCTGTAAGGACATCACAGAGCGGTTATATGCAAAGAAGACTTATCAATGCACTCTCTGATTTGAGAATAGAATATGACGGAACGGTTAGAACGCTTTATGGTGAAGTGATTCAAACGCTCTATGGAGGAGATGGTGTACATCCCATGCGTAGCGCTCATGGGAAGACAATTGATGTAGACAGGATTTTAGAAAGGGTAATTGGATGGAAGAGGTGAGGCAATATGATTAGGGAAGAAGACAAGGAATATCTAGACACCCAATTAGCTAGGTTGAACGAAACTATACCTCCTTCCATTATCTCAAAGCTGAGGGACACAATAATCAATTCACCAGTTGATATAACTAGAGAAGACATAAACGAAATAATAGATCTAACGATTAAGGACTATCTTAGCTCTCTAGCTCATCCCGGTGAGGCTATTGGTGTCGTAGCAGCACAGTCTATAGGTGAACCAGGAACGCAGATGACATTAAGGACTTTCCATTTTGCAGGAGTAAGGGAATTAAACGTTACCTTAGGTTTGCCTCGTCTTATAGAGATTGTAGATTCCCGGAAAATTCCGTCAACCCCTATGATGACCATCTATTTAACTTCCGAGTATGCCAAAGACAAGGACAAAGCCCTAGAAGTAGCTAGAAGAATCGAATACACTAGAGTAGAACATGTTGTCGAAGCAGTGAACTTAGACGTTGCAGGCATGGGAATAATCCTTAAGTTTGATAGGGAGTTACTAGAAGACAAGGGTCTTACAACCGATGATATAGAAAAAGTTATTAAAAAACTTAAACTTGGTGAATATTCAATAGATAGACCTGATGACTATACTATCTCCATTTATTTTGAAAATATGGATACGATAACGGGCTTATTTAAAATTAGAGAAAAGATATTGTCTACTAAAATTAAAGGCATAAAAGGAATCAAAAGGGCAATTGTACAAAAAAGGGGCGAAGAGTACGTCATAGTTACGGACGGATCCAATCTGGAGGGTGTGTTAGGAGTGAAAGGTGTTGACGTTTCAAGAATAGAGACCAATAACTTACATGAAGTAGAAAATGTACTAGGCATAGAAGCTGTAAGGGAGCTCATCACAAAGGAGATAAAGAAGGTCTTAGAGGATCAGGGTCTGGACGTAGATATAAGGCATATAGAACTCGTTTCAGACATAATGACTAGAACTGGAGAGGTTAAGCAAATTGGAAGGCATGGGGTGACAGGAGAGAAAACTAGCGTATTAGCAAGAGCTGCTTTCGAAGTTACGGTTAAGCATCTCTTGGATGCGGCAGCTAGAGGGGATATGGAAGAATTCAAAGGAGTGGTAGAAAACATTATTATAGGGCAACCAGTAAAGCTTGGTACGGGAATGGTTGAACTTTTAATGAAACCCGCAAATAGGTGAAACGAAAATGTCACAATCAATAACATTTGAGTCAGAGATTAAAGTCCTTCTAAAAACAGGTAAGGTAATCCTAGGAAATAAAAGGTCAACGAAGGCAATGAAGCTAGGTAAGCTAAAGGGATTAATAATTGCTTCAACTCTTAGGAGCGATATTAGGAACGATATAATGAGATACGCGCATTTAGGTAATATACCTGTTGTAGAGTTCAAAGGAAGTGGATGGGAACTAGGAACGCTAGTAGGTAAACCGTTTTTAATATCTGTTATTGGTATAGAGGATACAGGTGACTCACAGATACTAAAGTTAGCGAATTCATAATGGTGATATCAAGTGCCAGAGATTAAGCTAACGCCTGAAGAGATGCGATATATGTCACTCTTTCAAGACGTTACTAGGGTAACTGTAAGAGACTGCATTATTGATGATGAAGGAAATAGAATAATATTCATGGTAGACCCAGAAAATATGGGTATAGCTATAGGAAAGGGAGGGATGAACATAAAGAAGCTAAAAAAGATAATTGGTAAGGACATAGAAGTTGTGGCGTATAGTGATAACCTTGAGGACCTTGTGAAGAACCTAATGTCTCCTGCACGAGTTAGAAGCGTTAAGACGATAGATAGCAATTCAAGGAAGACGGTTCACGTATCAGTTGATCCACAGGATAAGGCGATAGCTATAGGGAAAGCAGGAAGAAACGTAAGTCGTGCCAAAATAATTTTAAAAAGATATATGGACATAGACTCGGTGATCATTAACTAAAGAGGTGTCAGTTTGGCAGATAAATCGCCTAAAGGTATATTCGCGGCTAGAAAACTAAAGTTAAGAAGGTTAAAATTTAGGTGGAGTCAGAGGAAATTTAAGATAAGGATGTTACGACTCAAGAAGAGATTTGATCCTCTTCAAGGAGCACCTATGGCCAGAGGAGTAGTTCTAGAGAAAGTAGGAATAGAGTCCAGACAACCCAACTCGGCCGTAAGGAAGTGTGTCAGAGTTCAGTTAGTAAAGAACAGCAGGGTCGTCACGGCTTTCGTTCCTGGAGATGGTGGAGTTAATTTCATAGATGAGCACGACGAAGTGATAATTGCAGGTATAGGCGGTACGTTGGGTAGATCAATGGGTGATTTACCTGGAGTAAGATTTAAAGTAATAATGGTTAATGGCGTTTCTCTAGATTCACTTTACAAAGGCAAGAAACAGAAACCAGTGAGATGAAATTCCTTCTCGTTTATCTGCTACTTCTTTCAGTTGATTTGTCAACAAGCTCTCTTTTTACCTTTATTGGCTTTTTCGTGAGCAACGCAAGGTATATTGCATGACTCGGTATCATTCTCTTTTGGATAATTAGCCCTCCAAAATTCAGCTCAACGGTAGCCAAATATATATCATCTAATATGTCATCCACGGTCACTTGAGTGATCCTTTTTTCTAATTCTTCTGTAACTTCTGGTATAAATGATATTATATCATAGACAGTCTCTCTACGAGCTAGTTCAGAAAGGTTATTGGATTCATTCGAATCGTTTTTCAATAATTTATTTATAGCATTCACGATATCTGGAGGCACGTAGAAAAGATTAAACTCTCTTCCGTCTTCAAGGTAGCACACAATAACAGGCACTCCGTTCATTGGAGAAATGAAAGCGTCAACTTTACTCACGCTAATGAATTCATGTTCTTCTCCAGTCATTATATAATATGTTATCCGGTGAAGACTATTAAACTCTTCATGAATAGTTATTTAATGGGTTAAAGTTCAATACTGGTGAGTGAAGAAATGAGTTATGAACTATCAAATCTCGACATAAAGATATTCGGTAAGTGGGATAACAAAGTTGAAATAAGAGATCCAAGTCTTAAAAAGTATATTTCTTTGATCCCGGTTTATCTGCCTCATTCAGGAGGAAGACACGAGCATAGAAGGTTTGGGAAGGCCAAAGTCTCAATCGTAGAGAGGTTGATTAACGAGTTGATGAGACCTGGTAAAAACAAGGGAAAGAAAATACTAGCGTATAACATTGTGAAGGCCACGTTCGAACTGATATACGCCAGAACTGGTCAAAATCCTCTTCAAGTGTTAGTTAGGGCCATAGAAAATTCGGCTCCAAGAGAAGAAGTTACTAGAATAATGTACGGTGGTATAGTATATTACGTTGCGGTAGACGTTTCTCCTCAGAGGAGAGTAGATTTGGTCCTGCGCCATCTAGTAGAAGGAGCTCGTCAGGCCGCATTCAATAATCCGAAACCTATTGAGGAAGCGTTAGCAGATGAACTAATTGCAGCGGCCTCTGGAGACAACAAGAGCTTTGCTATAAGGAAGAAAGAGGAGATGGAAAGGATAGCCCTAAGCTCTAGATAGCTAAACTTTTATTAACTGATACCCTTTATCACGGGTAGGAGTTGAGGTAGATGTCTCAAAAGCCGCACTTGAATTTGATTGTCATAGGCCATGTAGATCACGGAAAAAGTACTCTAGTTGGAAGATTACTAATGGAAAGAGGTTTTCTCGATGAGAAAACTATAAAAGAAGCTGAGGAAGCCGCTAAGAAGTTAGGTAAAGAATCAGAGAAATATGCATTCTTACTTGATAAACTTAAAGAGGAAAGGGAAAGAGGTGTAACAATAAATCTTACTTTCATGAAATTTGAGACCAAGAAATACTTCTTCACAATTATCGATGCCCCTGGACATAGAGATTTCGTTAAGAACATGATAACTGGAGCTAGCCAAGCAGACGCTGCCATACTCGCTGTATCGGCGAGGAAGGGAGAATTCGAGTCAGGAATGAGTATTGAGGGACAAACTAGGGAACACATAATTTTAGCAAAGACAATGGGCTTGAACCAGGTGATAGTCGCTATAACTAAGATGGATGTAGCTGAACCTCCATACGATCAAAAGAGGTTTAATGAGGTAAAGGATACAATCGAAAAGTTCATGAAATCCTTTGGCTTTGATATGTCTAAGGTTAAATTCATTCCAGTAGTATCAATTACAGGCGAGAACGTAACTAAGAGATCGGAAAACATGAAATGGTACACTGGTCCCACTCTAGAGGAAGCTCTAGATATGCTTGAAATTCCTCCGAAACCTGTTGACAAACCATTGAGGTTACCTATTCAAGAGGTATACTCTATATCAGGTGTAGGAACAGTCCCAGTCGGTAGGGTAGAAAGCGGTGTAATGAAAGTTGGTGATAAGATAGTTTTTATGCCTGCAGGTAAGGCCGCAGAGGTCAGATCCATTGAAACTCATCACACGAAGCTAGATAAAGCTGAGCCAGGGGATAACATTGGTTTCAACGTAAGAGGAATAGATAAGAAAGATGTTAAGAGGGGAGACGTTGTGGGTCACGCAACCAATCCTCCAACTGTAGCTGACGAGTTCACAGCAAGGATAATAGTAGTATGGCATCCAACGGCTCTAGCAGTAGGTTACACACCTGTCCTCCATGTACATACAGCAAGTATAGCTTGTAGAGTTTCTGAAATAGTTGCAAGGTTGGATCCAAAGACTGGTAAGGAAGCTGAGAAAAATCCACAGTTCATAAAGCAAGGAGAATCTGCGATAGTAAAGTTTAAGCCGATCAAACCTCTGTGTGTAGAAAAGTTCAGTGACTTCCCACCTTTAGGAAGATTTGCAATGAGAGATATGGGTAAAACAGTGGGTGTAGGAGTAATAAACGACGTTAAACCTTCAAAGGTGGAAATAAAGTAAATCAATTGCGGTGCACATAGATGCCAAATAAAGCTAGAATACGATTGTGGAGCACTAACGTTAACGATCTAAATTACGTTGTGAATCAAATTAAGGGGATCGTAGATAAAACAGGAGTAAACATGAGGGGGCCAATTCCATTGCCAACCAGGCGTATGGAGGTTCCTGTAATGAAACTTCCACACGGAGAAGGTCGAAAAAAATGGGAAAAGTGGGAGATGTCCCTTCATAAGAGGATAATTGATATCTCCGCTGACGAGAGGGTAATGAGGCAACTAATGAGAGTTAAAGTTCCGGAGGATGTATACATAGAAATTCAACTGATCTAGCTTTCTCACGTTTTTTCAATCTATGAGCCGGGGTGCCCGAGCGGACCAAGGGGCTGGCCTGGAGTTTGCTGGTCAGCCAGTGGGGGTCAACCCTGCGCGGGTTCAAATCCCGCCCCCGGCGCCTTCACGGTGATCTTCATGTTTCCACGAATAATTATATCATCTGATAGGAGCGGATCTGGTAAGACGTTAATATCCTCAGGTCTGATGATGTCTTTATCTAAGAGGTTTAAAGTAAGAGGATTTAAAGTTGGGCCAGATTACATTGACCTAGGGTATCATAAACTTGCTACAGGCTCCCCTTCAATTAATCTTGATTTATTCATTATGGGAGAGGAAGGCGTACTTAGGTCTCTAGTTAAATACTCCAAGGGGTATGATATTTCAGTAATTGAAGGGGTAATGGGTCTCTATGACGGACATAATGATGAGTATAGTACGTTTAGATTATCTGAAGTTACATCAACTCCTATTGTCCTCGTTATAGATTGTAGTGCAATGGGAACAACAGCAGCGGCAGTAATACATGGACTTATCCACTTTGGAAACGCTAAAATCAAGGGAGTTATATTCAACAAAATTAGCTCAGAGTTCCACTTCAACTATTGTAGAAGTAAGGTAAGAGATGTTAAGATTTTGGGTTATATTCCTAGACTTAGCATCTCTGTACCGTCTAGGCATCTAGGTCTCTTCACGGTAGAAACTAATAGAAGAGCGTTAGACGCTATAAGGGAAATATCAAAATCTATTGATTCTAACGTAGATGTGGATGAGCTTATAAATATCGCTAGTTCGGCTCCTGATATATCGATTAATGAGCAGGAATCTCTTAATGAAAGACGTGATAGGGAGAGGAGGAAGAAAACTATTGCAATAGCTTACGATTCAGCATTTTCGTTCTATTATCAGGAGAGCTTGGACCTACTTAGCAGAAATTTCGATTTGAAATTCTTTAGTCCAATAAATAATGAGAAGGTCGAAGGAGCCGATATGATATATCTTGGTGGAGGATATCCAGAGCTTTTTGTCAAGGAACTTTCCTCCTCTTTAGATACAATTAAATGGATTAAAAACTCGGTATCCAGTAACGTTCCATTATTAGCCGAATGTGGTGGCTTAATGTACCTTTCAACTTATATTAGGACCCAGGAAGGAAAGTTCAATATGGCGAATCTATATGACATAGGTATAGGCTTAGGTAGGCTGACGATAGGTTATAGATATGCTGACGCTCTTAAAGACACGTTCCTTGCTAAGGCTGGAGATACAATAAGGGGCCACGAATTTCACGTGTCTTCACCTGAATATGTAAACGAGAAAGACTTCGTCCTTAAACATAGGAACGGTAAAGGCGTAACTAATGGTTTAGACGGAGTCAAAATAAATAACTCTATAGCTTCTTATCTTCACGTACATTTAGCTAGTCTGCGAGGACTGTCTCTTTAGTTCCAATCTTTTTACCCTTTCTATCATATCAAGTAATTTATCTAAATCCTTGGCATAAAGTCTTATCTTATACGGATATTTCGCCTCTTTCGAGTCTATCTCTACGTACTTCTTTTCTCTATTAACTGATATTGTTGAACTAAGAAGGTGCTTAGCATGCAAGAAAATAGACATTCCTCCACTTCCTATTATTCCCTTTTCGGTTACTTTATAGCTCAAAGGAGCCATAGTTGACATCATGCTCGGCTTGAACAGCCTTCTATACACGAAGAATCCAAACAGATATATTATTTCAAAATAAATTAAATATACAGCCAGTCTATAATAAGGATCAACTTGAGATGTCGCAAATTTCGACACATATCCATACACGAAGAATAAGACTACTATATAGATTAAATAGGAGAAGAGCATCATCATATTCTTTTTCGCAAATTGCATATACTCTTTCTGATATTCCTCATCTTTCATTACAAGTTCGTTAGCGTTTTTCTCTTCAAAGAGGACATTAGAGTTTGCTGCCTCCATCATGAGCTTTCTATCTCTAAGCATGGGGTTAGACCTATATGTCATTGAAAAAGTTATTGCCATAATAACTATAAAATATGAAAGAAACGCTTCTAAGAAATATTTTGGATAGAATCCTAATACAATTGAAATTACTATTAAGTAAGTTTGGCTGATCAAAGCGAATTTCCAGTTATAGGGATTCGGTGTCGCCGATGACATGCTATGTCCTATATAACAGTGTAACTTAAATACTTATATAAGAAATGACCATGATCTTCATCTTTCTACTCCTCTTAGCCTCAACTTCCCATACATACGTCTTTCATTATTATTCGTCCTCTCTGTCCCAGCCACTTGTAGTGAATATAACGGTTAATCCCGGAAATGTTAGCGTTTACAATCAGTCCAACGGAATCTTGATAGAATTAAACTACTCCTTAACACAAGTAATATCTAATTTATCATTTCTAAAAATCAACTCAACATTACTCTTTGTACCTATATCTTCTCTTAAACCAAATACGTCTTACTTTATGCATATTTCAAGTAACTCTTCAGACACATTAATTCTATTTTCTACTAAACTTAACTCTAGCCCAATAAAAAATATAATTACTATAGATACGTCAAATCAAAGAAGCAGTGAGAATTACATACCTTATTTACTTTTAGTCCTAATCTCTTTATTTGTATCTATACTATTAAGAAGAATCAAAAGACATTAGTACATACGCTTTTATACTTATTTTATTAAGCTAAAATATGTCTCTCCGTTCCGATCTTAGGAAAAACCTGGAAGCTGGACTCCCTTTGTTACTGTATGATTTTGACGGTAGAGAAGAGGAAGTGGATATGGTTTTTTACGGAGGTGCGGTAACGTGGAAAAGCATAAGGACACTCAGGTCGATGGCTGGAGGTCTAATATGCTATGCCACAGGGAAAGAGGAGGCCGAAGCGTTAGGAATTCCGTTTCAGGTGGATTTACTGAGATCAAACAACGAGTTAGCCAAACTCGTTAAAAGACCGAAATATCAGGACGAACCGGCCTTTTCCGTATGGGTCAATCACGTGGAGACTAAAACAGGGATTTCAGATGAGGATAGGGCGATAACAATTAGAAAACTACACGAGATAATTAAAGATATACTAAAAGGCAAGCAAGCAAGAGATATATTCTACAACGAATTTTACTCTCCAGGTCACGTTCCAATATTAATCTCCAGAGGAATAGGGGCTAGACGAGGCCATACAGAGCTTAGTATAACGCTAGTTGAACAATTAGGATTGGAAAGAAGTGTAGTGTTTGCTGAAATGTTAGACGAGAAAACTAGTCTGAAGAAAGATGATGCAATGAAGATAGCCAGGAGTAACGGTTTCATTTTCCTTGAGGGAAAGGAGATTCTGAAAGGTGTATTAGCTTGATTGAAAGAATTTACGGTGTCGCGGATACAACTTTTTCAAGAGTCAACATGGGGGAGATAGCTATAAAAGTTATAAGGAAGGAAGATCCCGACTCTCAAATATCTAGATACACAGTTCCTGGTATCAAGGATTTACCCGTAGCGGCAAAAAAGTTGATCGATTCTGGATGCAATGGTGTTATAACCTTAGGCTGGGTGGGTAAAACTCAGTTAGACAAGTATAGTTATTTAGCTGCGAGTATAGGCCTCATCTTTGTTCAGATATCCACCTCTAGACATGTTATAGACGTCACTGTACATGAAGATGAGGCTGAGGATGAGGAGACTCTTAGAGAAATAGCAATAGATAGGGCGAAGAAACACTCTGTAAATCTGGTTAAGCTAATAAAGGATGGGGGAAACGCATTAACTGAAATGGCCGGTAAAGGATTGAGGCAGGGATATAGCAATGCAGGAAGCATCGATTAGAATAGGCATAGTTGTCTCGGAGTTCAATTACGACATCACGCACTTGATGCTAGATAAGGCACTATCTCATGCTAAGTTTTTAAATGCCGAGGTAAAGTCAGTGTTTAAGGTTCCTGGTACATTCGAAATCCCGCTAGCAGTGAAACATTTAGCCTCTAGGGATGATATAGACTGCGTAGTGACTTTAGGAGCTGTAATCAAAGGCGAAACAAAGCACGATGAGATCATCGCCGGTCAGGTAGCTAGGTTAATCTCAGATCTATCTTTGGAGTTCAACAAGCCAATATCGTTAGGCATTATAGGACCAGGCGCTACTCATGAACAAGCGATGGAAAGAATTGAAGAGTATGCGACTAGGGCAGTCGAATCTGCAATCAAGATGTCAAGGAGAGTGAGAATAGCAGGACAGAGACCACAGGTGATAGAATGAAAACTCTTGTGGTTGAACTCTACAACTACAGAGAGTGGACAGAGATTTTAGGATATGATAGAGAATGGAAAATTCAGACAATCCAGTTCTCTCTTCTTTCCTCGATTCTATGGAAAGCCTCAATGATCGGAGGCATGTTACTGCCTTTAAGATATGACCAGTTTATATTAACGGCCGACGGAATTCCTAACTCCAAACTCAAGGAGTTCTTAACCTTCATGTCAAGGCTCACTCCGGTCAATATTAGAGCTTGTCTAGGATATGGAAAGACTCCTTTAGCTGCACAGGAGAGCGGATACAACTGTATAAAGCAGTTAGAGCCAGGGAGGTTCGAGTTATCCCCTTTTCCAGACTCTTTAGTTAGTATAGCACATTACGATCTAAACGATTTTACAAGCCTAACGAATAATACCTCTACTTACAGGTCATTCTTTGAGGCACAGAAGTTCTTTATGGACATCTTAAGCTATACTTACTCTCTAGGCGGTTTAGCCCAATACATGGGAGGAGATAATGTTATAGTTCTCCTCAATCCGGACGCAATAGACCAGATAGTAGCAAACGTAGAAAACAGTAAGTTAATAAAGGTAGGAATAGGTATAGGGAAAAACGCTAGAGAGGCGCTAAGGAACGCTACAAAAGCCTTAACTGATATCAGAAGCACTAGGAGAGAGACTTGGAAGCTCCTTCGAGAATAATAAACGTGGAATACGCGTTATTAGGAGAAGACCTGGAGATAGCGAATAAGGTTCACTTGGAAATAGAAGACGGAGTGATCCAGCACATTGGAAAGGGTTGGATATCAGGCGGTGAAACATACAATAGATCTATTCTTTTACCAGGACTTGTTAACGCTCATGTACATAGTTTTGATGGAGTTTCTCCGGAATATGGGATTAACTTACCAATTAAGGAGGCTGTGGGGGATCCAAGAAGCGAAAAATATAGGATTCTAAGATCATTTTCAGAACGTAAATTATTTTCATCAACGCTAGAGTTTCTGAAGAGATCGCTATCTATAGGAGTCCTAACAGTTGTAGATTTTAATGAATTAGATTTATTTGGAGCACAGATAGCTCATAAAATCAAGAAAAACTCTCCAGTACATTACATATCGCTTGGAAGGCTTGATGGAGACTTTTCTGACGAAAGATTACTAGCCCTCAAAGAACTGGTAGACGGTTATGGAGTAAGTAGCATATCGCTAGGTCAGGATTTACTCAAGAAAATAAAGAACGTCTTCATGGATAGATTAGTAGCTATACACATTTCTGAGACGTTAAATCAGAACCTGGTTTCAGATGTAGATGTGGCTATTTCTACATTAAAACCCAAGATTCTGATACATGGTACACATCTAACTAAAGATGAGATACGTTTGATTGCAGACGCTAAATTGAACCTAGTTATATGTCCCAGAAGTAATCTATGGTTCTCGGTTGGCATTCCTAATATACCTGAAATGATTAAAGCAGGAGTTAAACTTCTCATAGGTACAGACAATGCGGGTATAACAGATCACAATCTCTGGAAGGAGATGGAAGTTTCCCTTCTCCTTTCTAGATTAAAGGATCCAGGCTCTGACTTCTCAAAGGAGATCTTAAGGTCATCTACAATAAATTTCAATGATTCAATTAATCCGGTTTCTGAGGGGAAGAGAGTTACTGCAATAGTTATGACGTATTCGGATAGATTCACGGCTGCATTAAATAAGTATTCTGCAATGATCAAGGATCCAGGAAACTTGACTAAAGTCTTGGCGCCACCCAGAACTTTAAGCTAGCTCCTTTCTCAAGAGGAGCTATTATTTTCATAGGTACTCCACTACCTAAACTGAACTCTATTTCGCTTGAAAAAGATAAAGCATTGACTACCTTTTCTAGAACAGGGGTGCCGTACCTAACGTTTGTTAAGCTTTCAATCATCAGCTCAGATAAAGGCTTACCTTCCCTAAGCGTCGCAATGTAACCTTTGCCGGTCTCTTGGACTTTTAGTACTATGCTATCATTCTCAG is part of the Metallosphaera cuprina Ar-4 genome and harbors:
- the rpoA1 gene encoding DNA-directed RNA polymerase subunit A', with the translated sequence MSERYQVNEKIVKGIRFGILSPDEIRKMSVTAIITADVYDEDGTPIEGSVMDSRLGIIEPGQKCPVCGNVIGSCPGHFGHIELVRPVIHVGFVKHVYDLLRSTCKRCGRIKINEEDIQKYKKIHDAIKKRWPSAAKRLVDHVKKASMKATTCPHCSEKQLKIKLEKPYNFFEERKEGLMRLTPLDIRERLENIPDSDVELLGYDPTVSRPEWIILTVLPVPPITIRPSIMIESGIRAEDDLTHKLVDIVRINERLKESIDAGAPQLIVEDLWDLLQYHVATYFDNEIPGLPTSKHRSGRPLRTLAQRLKGKEGRFRGNLSGKRVDFSARTVISPDPNISIDEVGVPYDVAMILTVPEKVTKWNIERMREYVINGPDKWPGANYVVRSDGRRIDLRYVKDRKELAATLAPNFIVERHLVDGDIVIFNRQPSLHRISMMGHRVRVLPGRTFRLNLLVCPPYNADFDGDEMNLHVPQSEEAIAETKELMTVHRNILTPRYGGPIIGSAQDYISGAYLLTVKTTLLSEDEVQTILGVADINKDLGEPAILAPKRLYTGKQIVSHFLPEEFNFHGPANISSGVRSCKDEDCPHDSYVVIKRGKLLEGVFDKKALGNQQAESILHWLVREYDEDYVLWLMDNLFKVFLRYIELHGLTMTLSDVTIPEDATKKISEKAREARERVNDLIARYKKGELEVIPGRTLEESLESYILDTLDKLRNEAGEIATMHLDPFNNAYIMARTGARGSVLNITQMAAMLGQQSVRGERIKRGYSTRTLPHFKPNDISPEARGFIYSSFRSGLNPIETFFHAAGGREGLVDTAVRTSQSGYMQRRLINALSDLRIEYDGTVRTLYGEVIQTLYGGDGVHPMRSAHGKTIDVDRILERVIGWKR
- the rpoA2 gene encoding DNA-directed RNA polymerase subunit A'', which encodes MIREEDKEYLDTQLARLNETIPPSIISKLRDTIINSPVDITREDINEIIDLTIKDYLSSLAHPGEAIGVVAAQSIGEPGTQMTLRTFHFAGVRELNVTLGLPRLIEIVDSRKIPSTPMMTIYLTSEYAKDKDKALEVARRIEYTRVEHVVEAVNLDVAGMGIILKFDRELLEDKGLTTDDIEKVIKKLKLGEYSIDRPDDYTISIYFENMDTITGLFKIREKILSTKIKGIKGIKRAIVQKRGEEYVIVTDGSNLEGVLGVKGVDVSRIETNNLHEVENVLGIEAVRELITKEIKKVLEDQGLDVDIRHIELVSDIMTRTGEVKQIGRHGVTGEKTSVLARAAFEVTVKHLLDAAARGDMEEFKGVVENIIIGQPVKLGTGMVELLMKPANR
- a CDS encoding 50S ribosomal protein L30e, with translation MSQSITFESEIKVLLKTGKVILGNKRSTKAMKLGKLKGLIIASTLRSDIRNDIMRYAHLGNIPVVEFKGSGWELGTLVGKPFLISVIGIEDTGDSQILKLANS
- a CDS encoding NusA-like transcription termination signal-binding factor, which translates into the protein MPEIKLTPEEMRYMSLFQDVTRVTVRDCIIDDEGNRIIFMVDPENMGIAIGKGGMNIKKLKKIIGKDIEVVAYSDNLEDLVKNLMSPARVRSVKTIDSNSRKTVHVSVDPQDKAIAIGKAGRNVSRAKIILKRYMDIDSVIIN
- a CDS encoding 30S ribosomal protein S12, translating into MADKSPKGIFAARKLKLRRLKFRWSQRKFKIRMLRLKKRFDPLQGAPMARGVVLEKVGIESRQPNSAVRKCVRVQLVKNSRVVTAFVPGDGGVNFIDEHDEVIIAGIGGTLGRSMGDLPGVRFKVIMVNGVSLDSLYKGKKQKPVR
- a CDS encoding bifunctional nuclease family protein; translated protein: MTGEEHEFISVSKVDAFISPMNGVPVIVCYLEDGREFNLFYVPPDIVNAINKLLKNDSNESNNLSELARRETVYDIISFIPEVTEELEKRITQVTVDDILDDIYLATVELNFGGLIIQKRMIPSHAIYLALLTKKPIKVKRELVDKSTERSSR
- a CDS encoding 30S ribosomal protein S7, translating into MSYELSNLDIKIFGKWDNKVEIRDPSLKKYISLIPVYLPHSGGRHEHRRFGKAKVSIVERLINELMRPGKNKGKKILAYNIVKATFELIYARTGQNPLQVLVRAIENSAPREEVTRIMYGGIVYYVAVDVSPQRRVDLVLRHLVEGARQAAFNNPKPIEEALADELIAAASGDNKSFAIRKKEEMERIALSSR